In the genome of Sphingomonas naphthae, one region contains:
- a CDS encoding alpha-ketoacid dehydrogenase subunit alpha/beta: protein MEVAITPERSAADSHGLKRNAPGADRDWRAVAYTVHLSRALDAMEEQRLVPEKKVLYQFSARGHDMAQVLLGQRLDRANDATCGYYRSRPMLLSLGVPLVDALSSSMGRSGGYSDGRDIGVVFNYPNPRGASALPMCGGVGAQYTPTAGWAQAIEYYRTVLKDDTYDDAIAVVLGGEASVATNGFWAALTIATTQKLPMLFYIEDNGYGISVPSTYQTPGGDISRNLSGWQGLTILSGDGTEPAEASRLIDEAMAHVRERRGPVLLRLTVPRLQGHSFQDTQTYKSEEFVAAEWARDPLPKLESYLVPALIDEAEWTEIKARAEAAAETAREEAEARPPADPETVIRHVFHEAGTMQAVGGQWTHGYTAPATTAEAAPEGQRINMVTAIRRVLDQEMSLNDRVVVFGEDVGPKGGVHAVTLGLQDKYGEGRVFDTSLSEEGIIGRAVGMALAGLMPVPEIQFRKYAEPATEQINDCGSMRWRTNNRFAAPMVLRIPGGYFKCGDPWHSQTNEVAFVHTPGWKVAVPSNAEDAVGLLRSSLRGNDPVIFFEHRNMLDHSWARRPWPGDDFALPFGKARTTRSGDDITIVTWGAMVHRCEEAAEGLSADVIDLRTLMPWDSDAVLASVRRTRRCLIVHEDLQTAGFGAEIAAVVADKAFMDLDAPVARLTMPDIPSPHNPVLLDWAVPSVARIRAKIEELVGF, encoded by the coding sequence ATGGAGGTGGCGATCACGCCCGAACGGTCTGCGGCCGATTCACATGGGTTGAAGCGCAACGCGCCCGGCGCGGATCGCGACTGGCGCGCGGTCGCCTATACCGTCCATCTCTCGCGTGCGCTGGATGCGATGGAGGAGCAACGCCTCGTCCCCGAGAAGAAGGTGCTGTACCAATTCTCCGCGCGTGGCCACGACATGGCGCAGGTGCTGCTCGGCCAGCGGCTCGATCGCGCCAATGATGCGACCTGCGGCTATTATCGCTCTCGGCCGATGCTTCTCTCGCTGGGCGTGCCACTGGTCGATGCGCTGTCCTCGTCGATGGGGCGATCCGGCGGCTACTCGGACGGCCGGGATATCGGCGTGGTGTTCAACTATCCCAATCCGCGGGGCGCCTCCGCCTTGCCGATGTGCGGCGGGGTCGGCGCGCAATATACGCCGACGGCCGGCTGGGCGCAGGCGATCGAATATTATCGCACCGTGCTGAAGGACGACACTTACGACGATGCGATCGCCGTGGTGCTGGGCGGCGAGGCCTCGGTCGCGACCAACGGCTTCTGGGCGGCGTTGACGATCGCCACGACCCAGAAGCTGCCGATGCTCTTCTACATCGAGGACAATGGCTACGGCATCTCCGTGCCCTCGACCTACCAGACACCGGGCGGCGATATCAGCCGCAACCTCTCCGGCTGGCAGGGCCTCACGATCCTGTCCGGCGACGGCACCGAGCCCGCCGAAGCCTCGCGGTTGATCGACGAGGCGATGGCGCATGTGCGCGAGCGGCGCGGGCCGGTGCTGCTGCGCCTGACGGTGCCGCGCCTCCAGGGCCATAGCTTCCAGGATACGCAGACCTACAAGTCCGAGGAATTCGTCGCGGCGGAATGGGCGCGCGACCCGTTGCCCAAGCTCGAATCCTACCTCGTCCCCGCGCTGATCGACGAGGCGGAGTGGACCGAGATCAAGGCCCGTGCCGAAGCCGCCGCCGAAACCGCGCGCGAGGAGGCCGAGGCGCGCCCGCCCGCCGATCCCGAGACGGTCATCCGCCACGTCTTTCACGAGGCCGGCACGATGCAGGCGGTCGGCGGCCAGTGGACCCACGGCTATACGGCGCCCGCCACGACCGCCGAAGCCGCCCCGGAAGGCCAGCGGATCAACATGGTCACCGCCATCCGCCGCGTGCTCGATCAGGAGATGTCGCTGAACGATCGCGTCGTGGTGTTCGGCGAGGATGTTGGCCCCAAGGGCGGCGTCCACGCCGTGACGCTCGGCCTCCAGGACAAATATGGCGAGGGGCGCGTGTTCGACACCAGCCTGTCCGAGGAAGGGATCATCGGCCGCGCGGTCGGCATGGCGCTGGCGGGGTTGATGCCCGTGCCCGAGATCCAGTTCCGCAAATATGCCGAGCCGGCCACCGAGCAGATCAACGATTGCGGCTCGATGCGCTGGCGCACCAACAACCGCTTCGCCGCGCCGATGGTGCTGCGCATCCCCGGCGGCTATTTCAAGTGCGGCGACCCGTGGCACAGCCAGACCAACGAGGTGGCCTTCGTCCATACGCCCGGCTGGAAGGTCGCGGTGCCGTCGAACGCGGAGGATGCCGTCGGGCTGTTGCGGTCGTCGCTGCGCGGCAACGATCCGGTGATCTTCTTCGAGCATCGCAACATGCTCGACCATAGCTGGGCGCGCCGCCCCTGGCCGGGCGACGATTTCGCCCTGCCCTTCGGCAAGGCGCGCACCACCCGATCGGGCGACGACATCACGATCGTCACCTGGGGGGCGATGGTCCATCGTTGCGAGGAGGCCGCCGAGGGCCTGTCCGCCGACGTGATCGATCTTCGCACGCTGATGCCGTGGGATTCGGACGCCGTCCTGGCCTCGGTCCGCCGCACGCGGCGCTGCCTGATCGTGCATGAGGATTTGCAGACCGCCGGCTTCGGCGCCGAGATCGCCGCCGTCGTGGCGGACAAGGCCTTCATGGATCTCGACGCGCCCGTCGCCCGGCTGACGATGCCCGACATCCCCAGCCCGCATAATCCGGTGCTGCTCGACTGGGCTGTCCCCTCGGTGGCGCGCATCCGCGCCAAGATCGAAGAATTGGTGGGGTTCTGA
- a CDS encoding dihydrolipoamide acetyltransferase family protein encodes MTDILVPSEQEGTKAIVRSWLKKIGDTVAINDPLVELETDKVTQEVPSPAAGVLTEILLDTDAEALPGALLGRLGVAQAAQSAPVAAPVEAPRPAPVPPQPTGERNTALSPAVRRAVKEAAIDPARIEGTGRNGRITRADVDRAVATRAQAPAEPVSAPVPERIAAPPSPAPVSGAVQSIPHNRMRLAIAENMLNSVTVAPHVTAVFEADFSAIMAHRRKHKAAFEKDGIGLTFTAYFIAACVEAMRAAPAINSRWYDDRLDIFGDVNIGIGTALGDKGLVVPVVHKAQELSLRGIAARLGELTAKARGDRLQPADMRGGTFTISNHGVSGSLVAIPIIISQPQSAILGVGKLEKRVVVREVGGVDTIQIRPMAYVSLTIDHRVVDGHQTNAWLSRFVDVIDNWPLES; translated from the coding sequence ATGACCGACATCCTCGTGCCGAGCGAGCAGGAAGGCACCAAGGCGATCGTGCGATCGTGGCTGAAGAAGATCGGCGACACGGTCGCGATCAACGACCCGCTGGTCGAACTCGAGACCGACAAGGTCACGCAGGAGGTGCCGTCTCCGGCGGCGGGCGTGCTGACCGAAATCCTGCTCGATACGGACGCCGAGGCGCTTCCGGGCGCCTTGCTGGGTCGGCTCGGCGTCGCGCAGGCGGCCCAGTCGGCGCCCGTGGCGGCGCCGGTCGAAGCGCCCCGCCCGGCGCCTGTGCCCCCGCAGCCGACCGGCGAGCGCAACACCGCTCTGTCGCCGGCCGTCCGCCGCGCGGTCAAGGAAGCGGCGATCGACCCGGCGCGTATCGAGGGCACCGGCCGCAACGGCCGCATCACCCGTGCCGACGTCGATCGCGCCGTCGCGACGCGCGCGCAGGCGCCGGCGGAGCCCGTCTCCGCGCCTGTCCCCGAGCGGATCGCGGCGCCGCCCTCCCCCGCCCCGGTCTCCGGCGCTGTCCAGTCGATCCCGCACAACCGGATGCGGCTCGCCATCGCAGAGAACATGCTGAACTCGGTGACGGTCGCCCCGCACGTAACGGCCGTGTTCGAGGCCGATTTCTCCGCGATCATGGCGCATCGCCGCAAGCACAAGGCGGCGTTCGAGAAGGACGGCATCGGCCTGACCTTCACCGCGTATTTCATCGCCGCCTGTGTCGAGGCGATGCGCGCCGCGCCGGCGATCAACTCCCGCTGGTACGACGACCGGCTCGACATCTTCGGCGACGTCAATATCGGGATCGGCACCGCCCTCGGCGACAAGGGTCTCGTCGTGCCCGTCGTCCACAAGGCGCAGGAACTCTCGCTCCGCGGCATCGCCGCGCGGCTGGGAGAGCTGACCGCCAAGGCCCGGGGCGATCGCCTCCAGCCCGCCGACATGCGCGGCGGCACCTTCACCATCTCCAACCATGGCGTGTCGGGTTCGCTCGTCGCGATCCCGATCATCATCAGCCAGCCGCAATCCGCCATCCTGGGCGTCGGCAAGCTGGAGAAGCGCGTGGTCGTGCGCGAGGTGGGCGGCGTCGATACCATCCAGATCCGGCCGATGGCCTATGTGTCGCTCACGATCGACCACCGCGTCGTCGACGGACACCAGACCAACGCCTGGCTGTCCCGCTTCGTCGATGTCATCGACAATTGGCCGCTGGAAAGCTGA
- a CDS encoding TetR/AcrR family transcriptional regulator, which produces MEAPAGVRGEPLRRRVLDAAEQLLRQGRADFSMRDLAAEAAVSFATPFNQFGSKAAIMHALSGRRIDTMEARYAAVPRREKAPGRVLLAMEIAATVMVEAPEVNRTVMGWLGASSGASGQALTRSTALWAVALGAGDGLHAARRAQALRDLPGQLAIAFRGVLSFWTAGEIGDEALAEKARDIAKALLLGLAEERHMGS; this is translated from the coding sequence ATGGAAGCGCCCGCCGGTGTGCGTGGAGAGCCGTTGCGCCGGCGCGTCCTCGACGCGGCGGAGCAATTGCTTCGGCAGGGCAGGGCTGATTTCTCGATGCGGGATCTCGCCGCCGAAGCCGCGGTCAGCTTTGCCACGCCATTCAACCAGTTCGGCAGCAAGGCCGCGATCATGCACGCCCTGTCCGGCCGGCGCATCGACACGATGGAGGCGCGCTACGCTGCCGTGCCGCGCCGCGAAAAGGCGCCCGGGCGCGTGCTGCTGGCGATGGAAATAGCGGCGACGGTGATGGTGGAGGCGCCCGAGGTCAACCGAACGGTGATGGGATGGCTCGGCGCTTCCAGTGGCGCGTCCGGCCAGGCCCTGACCCGCTCGACCGCCTTATGGGCCGTGGCGTTGGGCGCGGGCGACGGGCTGCACGCCGCACGAAGAGCGCAGGCGCTCCGCGACCTCCCCGGCCAACTGGCCATCGCCTTTCGCGGCGTGCTGTCGTTCTGGACGGCGGGAGAGATCGGCGACGAGGCGCTTGCCGAGAAGGCCCGCGACATAGCGAAGGCCCTGTTGCTCGGCCTTGCCGAAGAGCGGCACATGGGCTCGTAG
- a CDS encoding oxidoreductase, which translates to MVTPSRTFLISGVSSGLGRAFAEGALAAGHRVIGTVRRADDAEAFAALAPDRAHPLLLDVTNFDAINAAVAAAEQQAGPVDVLVNNAGYGHEGILEESSMDDLQRQFAANVFGPVALMKAVLPGMRERRRGHIVNVTSMGGFITMPGIAYYCGSKFALEGISEALGKEVAGFGIRVTALAPGQFRTDWAGRSMDRAPRSIPDYDAVMDPIRAGRHAKDGRQPGDPAKAAAALLALVEADHPPTRLFLGDDALGLVETKIDAMKAEMAAWDVLSRSTSFAS; encoded by the coding sequence ATGGTCACCCCATCCCGGACTTTCCTTATTTCCGGCGTGAGTTCGGGTCTCGGCCGGGCCTTCGCCGAAGGCGCGCTGGCGGCCGGCCATCGGGTGATCGGCACGGTGCGACGCGCGGACGATGCCGAAGCCTTCGCGGCGCTCGCACCGGATCGTGCCCACCCGCTTCTGCTCGATGTGACGAACTTCGACGCGATAAACGCGGCCGTGGCCGCTGCCGAACAACAGGCCGGGCCGGTCGACGTGCTGGTGAACAACGCCGGCTATGGCCATGAGGGTATTCTGGAGGAATCCTCCATGGATGATCTCCAGCGGCAGTTCGCCGCCAATGTGTTCGGTCCAGTCGCGCTGATGAAGGCGGTGCTGCCGGGGATGCGCGAACGGCGGCGTGGCCATATCGTCAACGTCACCTCGATGGGCGGGTTCATCACGATGCCGGGAATCGCTTATTATTGCGGCAGCAAGTTCGCGCTGGAGGGCATTTCCGAGGCGCTCGGCAAGGAGGTGGCGGGGTTCGGCATCCGGGTCACGGCCCTGGCGCCCGGCCAGTTCCGTACCGACTGGGCGGGGCGGTCGATGGATCGTGCCCCCCGCAGCATCCCGGATTATGATGCCGTCATGGATCCGATTCGCGCCGGGCGGCATGCCAAGGACGGCAGGCAGCCCGGCGATCCCGCGAAAGCGGCGGCGGCTCTGCTCGCCCTGGTCGAGGCGGATCATCCGCCGACACGATTGTTCCTGGGCGATGATGCGCTGGGCCTCGTCGAAACCAAGATCGACGCGATGAAGGCGGAAATGGCTGCGTGGGATGTGCTGTCGCGTTCCACCAGCTTCGCATCCTGA
- a CDS encoding aspartate/glutamate racemase family protein, with protein sequence MRMIGLIGGMSWESSAEYYRILNEGVRDRLGPTASARCILWSFDFSEIETLQHRGDWDGLTRRMVDAARRLEAGGAEMLLICTNTMHLMAPAVQAAVGIPLLHIADPTAERITAAGHHKVGLLGTAFTMEQDFYRGRLADQHGLHVIIPDDEDRATVHRVIYDELVSGRIVPASRDAYRAVIARLVEAGAEAIILGCTEIMLLIRPEDSPIPLFDTTAIHAAAAIDMALAG encoded by the coding sequence ATGCGGATGATCGGCCTGATCGGCGGCATGAGCTGGGAGAGTTCGGCCGAATATTATCGCATTCTCAACGAGGGTGTCCGCGATCGGCTCGGGCCGACCGCATCCGCGCGCTGCATCCTCTGGTCGTTCGACTTTTCGGAGATCGAGACGCTTCAGCATCGCGGCGACTGGGACGGCCTCACCCGTCGCATGGTGGATGCCGCGCGGCGGCTCGAGGCCGGCGGCGCCGAAATGCTGCTCATCTGCACCAACACCATGCACCTCATGGCGCCCGCCGTGCAGGCGGCGGTGGGCATCCCCCTCCTCCACATCGCCGATCCGACGGCGGAACGCATCACGGCGGCAGGCCACCACAAGGTCGGCCTGCTCGGTACGGCCTTCACGATGGAACAGGACTTTTACAGGGGGCGGCTCGCCGATCAGCACGGACTGCACGTCATCATTCCCGACGACGAGGATCGCGCCACGGTCCACCGTGTGATCTATGACGAACTGGTCAGCGGGAGGATCGTCCCGGCCTCGCGGGATGCCTATCGCGCCGTCATCGCCCGCCTGGTCGAGGCCGGCGCGGAGGCCATCATCCTGGGATGCACCGAAATCATGCTGCTGATTCGCCCCGAGGACAGCCCGATTCCCTTGTTCGATACGACGGCGATCCATGCCGCAGCGGCGATCGATATGGCGCTGGCGGGGTAA
- a CDS encoding alpha/beta hydrolase, producing the protein MRLAFLALAVPALLGTTTPETRFAVTLPAGLGDDPAGRLLLFAEPATPENMKAAGVDTDASGRDGVSVAARDIAGFGPARRVTIDAGETAFPKDFATTLKGEYRVQAVLDRNGDYNYAGRGAGDLVSKVVTVQFPLTAMPSIPLDHALPPETGQFDTTGLSPRAAEQIIASRPHLHEERIASPALTRFRGTPQSVMAWVLTPPGYDPRSLTRYPTVYTANGFGTTHKLDGQLLSKIWHLMETGVIPPMIWVSPDFSTPTGTTEFADSVNNGPWGQALVDEIIPALEARYRMDAKPSGRFLTGHSSGGWFALWAMVRYPAMFGGSWPTSPDPVDFHDFIGVDLYAPGANMYRDAQGAPRPLERGHGGVQTTIETSARLETILGHDGGQLRSFDWVFSPRRADGTPAFLFDRESGAVDPAVAAYWRDHFDIAHLIETQWPRLKPDLDGKIHVAVGTADSYYLDGAAHRLEAVIRKVGGRADFTFVPGASHSMGEVYARGEDRNALWKDMTRAMDAIAHYRRAGGR; encoded by the coding sequence ATGCGCCTTGCCTTTCTTGCTCTCGCCGTGCCGGCCTTGCTGGGCACGACCACGCCCGAAACGCGGTTCGCCGTGACGCTGCCTGCCGGTTTGGGCGATGATCCGGCCGGACGGCTTCTGCTGTTCGCCGAGCCCGCGACGCCGGAGAACATGAAGGCGGCCGGGGTGGATACCGATGCTTCCGGCCGCGACGGCGTGTCTGTCGCGGCACGCGATATCGCCGGTTTCGGCCCGGCCCGGCGCGTCACGATCGATGCGGGGGAGACGGCTTTCCCCAAGGATTTCGCCACCACACTGAAGGGCGAATATCGCGTGCAGGCCGTGCTCGATCGTAACGGCGACTATAATTATGCGGGCCGTGGCGCCGGAGATCTCGTGTCGAAGGTCGTCACGGTTCAATTCCCGCTGACGGCCATGCCCTCGATACCGCTCGATCACGCGCTGCCGCCCGAAACCGGTCAATTCGATACGACGGGCCTATCCCCACGGGCGGCCGAGCAGATCATTGCATCGCGCCCGCATCTGCACGAGGAGCGCATCGCTTCGCCCGCGCTCACGCGCTTTCGCGGCACGCCGCAGTCGGTGATGGCCTGGGTTCTGACGCCACCCGGATACGACCCCCGGTCGCTGACGCGATACCCGACCGTCTACACCGCCAACGGCTTCGGCACGACGCACAAGCTCGACGGGCAATTGCTGTCGAAGATCTGGCATCTCATGGAAACGGGGGTCATCCCACCGATGATCTGGGTGTCGCCCGACTTCAGCACGCCCACCGGCACGACCGAATTCGCCGACAGCGTGAACAACGGCCCCTGGGGTCAGGCGCTGGTCGACGAGATCATTCCCGCGCTCGAGGCCAGATACCGGATGGACGCCAAACCCTCCGGCCGCTTCCTGACGGGCCACAGTTCGGGCGGCTGGTTCGCGCTGTGGGCGATGGTGCGATATCCGGCGATGTTCGGCGGCAGCTGGCCGACCTCGCCGGACCCCGTCGATTTCCACGATTTCATCGGCGTCGATCTCTACGCGCCGGGGGCGAACATGTACCGTGATGCGCAAGGTGCGCCCCGTCCGCTCGAACGCGGCCATGGCGGGGTGCAGACGACGATCGAGACGAGCGCGAGGCTCGAGACGATCCTCGGCCACGACGGTGGTCAGTTGCGCTCGTTCGACTGGGTGTTCTCGCCGCGCCGCGCCGATGGCACCCCCGCCTTCCTGTTCGATCGCGAGAGTGGGGCTGTCGATCCGGCCGTCGCGGCCTATTGGCGCGACCATTTCGACATCGCGCATCTGATAGAAACGCAATGGCCCCGGCTGAAGCCCGATCTCGACGGCAAGATCCACGTCGCCGTCGGCACGGCGGATTCCTATTATCTCGATGGCGCGGCGCACCGGCTCGAGGCCGTCATCCGCAAGGTGGGCGGCCGGGCCGATTTCACATTCGTGCCGGGCGCTAGCCACAGCATGGGCGAAGTGTATGCGCGCGGCGAGGACCGCAACGCGTTGTGGAAGGATATGACCCGCGCGATGGATGCGATCGCGCATTATCGCCGGGCAGGCGGCCGCTAA
- a CDS encoding DUF308 domain-containing protein codes for MTISTDAPVSNRNWLKTYYYLRFAVAAIWVALAFTIGRSVPSLAAAMLVAYPAWDALANYLDAGRSGGLLRNKSQMLNVVVSIATAIAVAATLGHGMHAVLQVFGAWAILSGLFQLITGVRRWRSYGAQWAMILSGAQSGLAGGHMLHKAAGVAPVSIADIAPYAAFGAFYFLVSAISLTIGDLRRRSKAVAI; via the coding sequence ATGACGATCTCCACCGATGCCCCGGTTTCAAACCGGAACTGGCTCAAGACCTATTATTATCTGCGGTTCGCCGTCGCCGCCATCTGGGTGGCGCTGGCCTTCACGATCGGCCGGAGCGTGCCGTCGCTGGCGGCCGCCATGCTCGTCGCCTATCCCGCCTGGGATGCTCTTGCGAACTATCTCGATGCCGGCCGAAGCGGCGGTCTGCTCCGGAACAAGAGCCAGATGCTGAATGTCGTCGTCAGCATCGCGACGGCGATCGCGGTCGCCGCCACGCTCGGGCACGGTATGCACGCGGTTCTCCAGGTATTCGGGGCCTGGGCCATCCTGTCGGGCCTGTTTCAGCTCATCACCGGCGTCCGGCGCTGGCGGTCTTATGGCGCGCAATGGGCGATGATCCTCAGCGGCGCCCAGTCCGGTCTGGCGGGCGGACATATGCTCCACAAGGCTGCCGGCGTTGCGCCTGTCAGCATCGCCGACATCGCGCCTTATGCCGCGTTCGGCGCTTTCTACTTCCTCGTTTCGGCGATTTCGCTGACCATCGGCGACCTCCGCCGCCGCTCGAAGGCGGTCGCGATCTAG
- a CDS encoding DUF1109 domain-containing protein, with translation MSSDSLVLDLSADLVPVRRRHMLREGGLIGALGAAELAIFLGLGAMRPDMGHMAMSPYLLWRVGSLAVLAGIACTVAIRSFSPTSRPRVGVMLACALAVVAMMGGAIVVPAGLSGRSLLERLAPASGIMCAGSIFVLSLPIVAMLGALMRRAAPTQPRLSALASGIAAGSVGAFVFAFCCPFNDPLYVVVWYSLGCAAVAGAARWRLPRRFRL, from the coding sequence ATGTCGAGTGACTCCCTGGTCCTGGATCTGTCCGCCGATCTCGTGCCCGTCCGACGCCGGCATATGCTGCGCGAGGGGGGCTTGATCGGGGCGCTCGGCGCGGCCGAACTGGCGATATTCCTTGGGCTGGGCGCAATGCGCCCGGACATGGGGCATATGGCCATGTCGCCCTATCTGCTGTGGCGGGTGGGGAGTCTCGCGGTTCTGGCCGGGATTGCCTGCACCGTCGCGATCCGGTCCTTTTCGCCGACGTCCCGCCCCCGCGTGGGCGTGATGCTGGCCTGCGCCTTGGCGGTCGTCGCCATGATGGGCGGCGCCATCGTAGTCCCCGCCGGCTTGAGCGGCCGATCCCTGCTGGAGCGCCTCGCCCCGGCCAGCGGCATCATGTGCGCCGGATCGATCTTCGTGCTGTCGCTGCCGATCGTGGCGATGCTGGGCGCGCTGATGCGGCGGGCGGCGCCCACCCAACCCAGGCTCAGCGCGCTCGCGTCGGGCATCGCCGCGGGCAGCGTCGGGGCGTTCGTCTTCGCCTTCTGCTGCCCCTTCAACGATCCGCTCTATGTCGTGGTCTGGTATTCGCTGGGCTGTGCCGCCGTCGCCGGCGCGGCCCGCTGGCGATTGCCCAGACGCTTCCGACTGTAG
- a CDS encoding sigma-70 family RNA polymerase sigma factor: MAAAQDGHGGAYRRLLGEVAVWLNRYFQRRLPPGDVDDAVQETLLAIHRRRHTYDPQHPFGPWLAAIAKHKWIDQLRTLGRRPADALPETLSVEDHEASVISSSVLANLLGELRPAQARAILLVKVQGYSIEEASRETGLSSSAIKMNIHRGLARLTAFLENTPDVE; encoded by the coding sequence ATGGCGGCCGCGCAGGATGGCCATGGCGGCGCCTATCGCCGCCTGCTCGGTGAAGTCGCTGTCTGGCTGAACCGCTATTTTCAGCGACGGCTTCCGCCCGGCGATGTCGATGATGCCGTGCAGGAGACGTTGCTCGCCATCCACCGGCGGCGTCATACTTATGATCCGCAGCATCCGTTCGGTCCGTGGCTGGCGGCGATCGCCAAGCATAAATGGATCGATCAGTTGCGCACGCTGGGGCGACGCCCGGCGGACGCGCTGCCCGAAACCCTTTCGGTCGAGGATCATGAGGCATCGGTCATCAGCAGTTCGGTTCTCGCCAATCTGCTCGGAGAGCTTCGCCCCGCTCAGGCGCGGGCGATCCTGCTGGTCAAGGTGCAGGGCTACAGCATCGAGGAGGCCTCGCGGGAGACCGGCCTGTCCTCGTCCGCCATCAAGATGAACATCCACCGCGGGCTCGCGCGCCTGACGGCGTTCCTGGAGAATACCCCCGATGTCGAGTGA
- a CDS encoding ABC transporter ATP-binding protein, whose translation MIGDLADVARLTGVSKRLGGRPVLDGLDLGIRAGAVTALLGPNGAGKTTSVSLLTGRIAPDAGEATLFGLDPRRPAARRRLGVMLQSAGLPDVLTIGEVVTLQAGYYPDPRPVSETLALAGLSDLAERRCGALSGGQARRVHYALALCGRPDMLVLDEPTAAMDRASARILWGTVRAMADDGAAVLLTSHDLAEADALADRIVVMEAGRIVADDTPAALRARAGGSVIRCRTSLTPHAVGLLPAVREAAMEGAELRIVASDATVAVRALLDTDPGLSDLRVADATLEDAIATLLAPRDERIAA comes from the coding sequence ATGATCGGCGATCTTGCGGATGTGGCGCGCCTGACGGGCGTGTCGAAGCGGCTGGGTGGTCGGCCGGTGCTGGACGGGCTCGATCTCGGTATCCGGGCCGGCGCGGTGACGGCGTTGCTGGGGCCGAACGGCGCCGGCAAGACGACCTCGGTGTCCCTGCTGACCGGGCGGATCGCGCCGGACGCTGGGGAAGCGACGCTGTTCGGCCTCGATCCCCGGCGGCCGGCCGCGCGGCGACGGCTGGGCGTCATGCTACAGAGCGCCGGCCTGCCTGACGTGCTGACCATCGGCGAGGTGGTGACGCTTCAAGCCGGCTATTATCCCGATCCGCGCCCCGTTTCCGAAACGCTGGCGCTGGCGGGCCTGAGCGATCTGGCCGAGCGGCGCTGCGGCGCTCTGTCCGGCGGGCAGGCGCGGCGCGTCCATTATGCGCTGGCGCTCTGCGGCCGGCCCGACATGCTCGTCCTCGACGAGCCGACCGCCGCGATGGATCGCGCCTCGGCCCGCATCCTGTGGGGCACGGTGCGGGCGATGGCCGACGACGGTGCCGCCGTGCTGCTGACCAGCCACGACCTGGCGGAAGCCGATGCGCTGGCCGACCGGATCGTCGTGATGGAGGCCGGCCGCATCGTCGCCGACGACACGCCGGCGGCGTTGCGCGCGCGGGCCGGCGGGTCGGTGATCCGCTGCCGCACGAGCCTGACGCCCCACGCCGTCGGCCTGCTGCCCGCCGTGCGCGAGGCGGCGATGGAGGGGGCCGAACTGCGCATCGTCGCGAGCGATGCGACGGTCGCGGTGCGGGCGCTGCTCGACACCGATCCCGGCCTGAGCGACCTGCGCGTCGCCGACGCCACGCTGGAGGACGCCATCGCCACGCTGCTGGCCCCGCGCGACGAAAGGATCGCCGCATGA
- a CDS encoding ABC transporter permease produces the protein MTAATLAAPSGVWRREVIAELKRTSRLPQFLLPTVLTPAAFFGLFSMAVARSPSPAYVAAMLAGYGVFAATGPALFGFGAGVAMEREQGLIELKRVSPMPAGAYVVAKLAATIMTTAIALILIDALALVAGVRLSAAIWARLTILHLAAAIPFALIGFGVGMRMSGKGAVAIANALFLGGSVLGGLWIPSSVLPGWMRTLGEVTPSYHLSQLARAIMGAETIGSPVAHAAAVAAITLAGAVWAWSGWRRSPA, from the coding sequence ATGACCGCCGCCACCCTCGCCGCACCATCCGGCGTCTGGCGCCGCGAGGTGATCGCCGAACTGAAGCGCACGTCGCGCCTGCCGCAATTCCTGCTGCCGACCGTGCTGACCCCGGCGGCCTTCTTCGGGCTGTTCTCCATGGCCGTCGCCCGGTCGCCATCCCCGGCCTATGTCGCGGCGATGCTCGCAGGCTATGGCGTGTTCGCGGCGACCGGGCCGGCGCTATTCGGCTTCGGCGCGGGCGTCGCGATGGAGCGCGAGCAGGGCCTGATCGAGCTGAAGCGCGTGTCGCCGATGCCGGCCGGCGCCTATGTCGTGGCGAAACTGGCGGCGACGATCATGACGACGGCGATCGCCCTGATCCTGATCGATGCGCTGGCGCTCGTCGCCGGAGTGCGACTGTCGGCGGCCATCTGGGCGCGGCTGACGATCCTGCATCTCGCCGCCGCCATCCCCTTCGCGCTGATCGGCTTCGGCGTGGGGATGCGGATGAGCGGGAAGGGAGCGGTCGCCATCGCCAACGCGCTGTTTCTCGGCGGATCGGTGCTGGGCGGGCTGTGGATTCCCAGTTCGGTGCTGCCCGGCTGGATGCGGACGCTGGGCGAGGTAACACCCTCCTATCACCTCAGCCAGCTCGCCCGCGCCATCATGGGCGCCGAGACGATCGGCTCGCCCGTCGCCCATGCCGCCGCCGTGGCCGCGATCACGCTGGCGGGCGCCGTGTGGGCCTGGTCGGGGTGGCGGCGGAGCCCGGCTTGA